The region CGCAGATTTAGCAGATTTCATTTTAATTATTTAAAAATCTGCACCGATCTGCTTAAATCATTTTAAATCTGCGTGAAATAGAACTTTGCGAGATTAATAAACTACAATATTAGCACACAACGCTTTGCGAACTTAAAAACACAATCTAAGGAAAAAAAACTTAGCGCACTTTGCGTTAAAAAAACTAAGCACACATTTCAGCAATTAAAGCCTGCATGAGTTCACTAGCTTTATGATGTTGCAAATTACCAGTGTTTTGTCCAGACCAAAAACTCACCATATCGGTTCTTCCTTGTGCGAGTGCAGCCACTTTTAAAGGTGCAATTAATTTGGTTTGAAGCGGAAATGGCAATACTTCGGTTTCAAAAGGGACAGCGTCGGAAATGGTATTGCTGATCATTCTGCCCATTCTTCCTGTCAATGACTTAGAAACTGTTGTAGGTACATTTGGATTAGTGAAAAGCATTTCTTTATGAATGGGAGCGGCACCAGATTCATCCGTTACCATAAAAGCGGTTCCCAATTGTACCGCATCGGCTCCTAGAGTCATAGCAGCTTTTATCCCTTTTGCGTCAATAATTCCTCCTGCGGCGATTATTGGCGTTTTGGTTTTGGCTTTTAATTGTTGTAGAAGAGTGAATAAACCTGTAAAAGAATCTTGAGCTGGCTTTAAGAATGATGGTCTATGACCTCCGGCTTCAAATCCTGCAGCGATAATGGCGTCCACTTTGGCATCTTCAAGAGCAAGCGCTTCTTCTAAAGTTGTTGCAGCTCCAATCGTTTTGATTCCGAGTTTTCGGCTTTCTTGAAGTATTTCTTTGGAAGGAATTCCGAAAATGAAACTAAAAACAGCGGGCTTCAATTCAAATAAAACTTCTACCTGTTTTTCGAATTTAGAAGGAATATCAGAAGAAAGATCAGGAAGCGGAATTCCCAGTTCATCAAAATAAGGTTTAAAAAGCAGTTTGATTTTTTCCAGTTTTTCAGGAGCATAATTAATCAGGCTTTTATCGACATCATTTACCCATAAATTGATGTTATATGGTTTAGATGTGGCTTTTTTGATTTCTTTTCCTGCTTCGCAAATTTCGTCTGGAGTTAAGGTATAAGCGCCATAACTTCCTAATCCGCCGGCATTACTTACGGCAGCCAATAAAGCGGCAGTTGAAAAACCGCCGCCCATCGGACCTTGTAAAATTGGATACTCAATACCTAGTAATTTCGTTATTTTGGTTGAATTCCACATTGTATATTAATTTACTTTAGTTGCTAATTTATTACTGATAACCCATTTACCATCAACAACAATAAGGCTTAATAAATCATAGTAGTCAAATTCAAATATCGGAACCTGAACTTTTGCTACAGCCGTATTATTGATAATTTCTAAAGATAAAATTTTCATTTTAAATTCTTCTCCAAGTTCTTTTGGACTTTTACGATTTTTTACTCCTTCCAGATATTGGTTTACCGTTTTAAAATGGGTTTCACCATTTAGATCGAAACCAACAATTGCCTGCGGATGAAAAACACTTTGCAGTAAAGGAACATCTCCGTTGTAAATTCCGTTAAAGTAATTCATGAGTACAGCTGTAATCAGTGGTGCATTTGTACCGAAACTTTCCATGATTTAATTTCTTTATGATTATTGAATGCTGTGTCCGGCAACGTGACCGCCATCTAAATTAATGATTTCTCCTGTTACAAAATTGCTTTCGGCCAAATAAAACGCCAATTGTGCGACATCGCTGGTTTCTCCAATACGATTTAATAAATGAAGTCCTGCTAAACTGTCGGCATCATCTACACCCGTTTTAGCCTGAAGCGGAGTTCTAATGATTCCGGGAGCTATGGCATTTACCCGAATATTATTTTTACCAAATTCTGCTGCCAGTTGTTTAGTAAGAGCGTGAATGCCACCTTTACTGGAAATAGGTGCAGTAGCAGGAAATCCTTCAATTGCGTGATCTACTAAAACTGTTCCGATGTTGATGATGGAACCTTCGCCTTGTC is a window of Flavobacterium crocinum DNA encoding:
- a CDS encoding NAD(P)H-dependent flavin oxidoreductase; the protein is MWNSTKITKLLGIEYPILQGPMGGGFSTAALLAAVSNAGGLGSYGAYTLTPDEICEAGKEIKKATSKPYNINLWVNDVDKSLINYAPEKLEKIKLLFKPYFDELGIPLPDLSSDIPSKFEKQVEVLFELKPAVFSFIFGIPSKEILQESRKLGIKTIGAATTLEEALALEDAKVDAIIAAGFEAGGHRPSFLKPAQDSFTGLFTLLQQLKAKTKTPIIAAGGIIDAKGIKAAMTLGADAVQLGTAFMVTDESGAAPIHKEMLFTNPNVPTTVSKSLTGRMGRMISNTISDAVPFETEVLPFPLQTKLIAPLKVAALAQGRTDMVSFWSGQNTGNLQHHKASELMQALIAEMCA
- a CDS encoding nuclear transport factor 2 family protein — encoded protein: MESFGTNAPLITAVLMNYFNGIYNGDVPLLQSVFHPQAIVGFDLNGETHFKTVNQYLEGVKNRKSPKELGEEFKMKILSLEIINNTAVAKVQVPIFEFDYYDLLSLIVVDGKWVISNKLATKVN